Proteins encoded by one window of Candidatus Neomarinimicrobiota bacterium:
- a CDS encoding aminotransferase class I/II-fold pyridoxal phosphate-dependent enzyme, whose product MHKVNPNVQGRRKSPTLGINELSVALEAEGRELFRFGFGESPFPVPQIVTDALVENVSRKSYLPVQGFPELREAVAAFHGGKEGISFTEEQVMIGPGSKELMFLMQLCLEAEVLIPTPCWVSYVPHGEILGRNIRLIHTTSADRWLLSSDRLASEVTDSNPKLLIINYPGNPHGTTYSQAELEALATVARERDIIVLSDEIYGELHHDGAHQSLARYYPEGTIISSGLSKWCGAGGWRLGTFIFPKELSWLQEAMSSVASETYSTVSAPIQYAAVTAYSGGKEIEAYLSASRRILKALGCHCAKRLHDTGLKLCSPAGAFYLFLDFSPISPRGIRTSDALCEKVLEETGVVLLSGEAFMRPEEEMTARLAYVIFDGGEAMAAAGAAVSDQFLEEQCPRVLEGIERLANWVKSHSG is encoded by the coding sequence GAGGCGGAAGGGCGGGAGTTGTTCCGTTTCGGTTTTGGGGAGTCGCCTTTCCCGGTTCCGCAAATAGTGACTGATGCCCTCGTGGAGAATGTCAGCCGGAAATCATACCTTCCTGTTCAGGGGTTTCCCGAGCTGAGAGAGGCCGTGGCTGCATTCCATGGTGGAAAGGAAGGAATCAGCTTTACCGAGGAGCAGGTGATGATCGGTCCCGGCTCCAAGGAGCTGATGTTTCTGATGCAGCTTTGCCTCGAGGCCGAAGTATTGATACCGACACCGTGCTGGGTCTCTTATGTCCCTCACGGTGAAATACTCGGGCGGAACATCCGGCTCATCCACACCACTTCCGCTGACCGTTGGCTCCTGTCGTCAGATCGGTTAGCTTCCGAGGTCACCGATTCCAACCCGAAACTGCTTATTATAAATTATCCCGGAAATCCTCATGGGACTACCTATTCACAGGCTGAGCTGGAGGCACTGGCCACAGTAGCTAGAGAACGGGACATTATTGTACTCTCAGATGAGATTTACGGGGAACTCCATCATGATGGCGCTCACCAGTCACTGGCAAGATATTACCCTGAAGGGACCATCATCAGCTCAGGACTTTCCAAATGGTGTGGTGCTGGCGGATGGCGGCTCGGGACATTCATCTTTCCCAAAGAACTGTCATGGCTTCAGGAAGCCATGAGCTCTGTTGCCAGCGAGACTTATTCCACCGTGAGTGCACCCATCCAGTACGCCGCAGTTACCGCCTACAGCGGCGGAAAAGAGATCGAAGCGTACCTCTCGGCTTCCCGACGGATACTGAAAGCACTGGGGTGCCACTGCGCCAAGAGATTGCACGACACAGGCCTTAAGCTTTGCTCACCGGCGGGTGCCTTCTATCTATTTCTCGATTTTTCACCTATCTCACCCAGAGGGATAAGAACCAGCGATGCCTTGTGTGAAAAAGTGCTGGAAGAGACAGGCGTGGTCCTTTTGTCGGGAGAAGCGTTCATGCGTCCGGAGGAAGAGATGACCGCCCGTCTCGCCTATGTTATCTTTGATGGTGGTGAAGCCATGGCCGCTGCTGGCGCCGCTGTTTCTGATCAATTCTTGGAAGAACAGTGTCCCAGAGTACTGGAGGGGATAGAGCGCTTGGCAAACTGGGTGAAGTCACACTCGGGCTGA
- a CDS encoding saccharopine dehydrogenase — MPFPWQRWSPYCISLLALSKNIWYNSKGALYRMKFLVLGCGMQGRAVIYDLLQSSDVKSVLATDVDLSGVEGDPLFQDDRCSQQVCDATDEAALRAIMKEGFDVVVDMLPVPFARPVAEVAIAEGVHMVNANYGKDLYNLHDKAKSAGVTLFPESGLDPGIDLILCGEMLRYFDEIYELNSYGGGLPELSAADNLLKYKITWTYEGVLKSYSDDARILKEGEIIDIPCETLFDEENIHYVDVPSLGAMEATPNRDALRFVEQMGIGDSCHTAGRYTLRWPGHATAMRPFSNLGFLSTEPLKKGLPSPRDFLREVLEPKLQLGAQERDVIVIRVEAAGMRGGEEERVIQHVIDYRDRETGFTAMNRTVGYTASIMAQMVARGEISSRGVLSPLYDVPYDKFMEELSHRGITVE, encoded by the coding sequence ATGCCCTTTCCGTGGCAGCGGTGGTCTCCATACTGTATCTCATTATTGGCTTTGTCTAAGAATATATGGTATAATTCAAAAGGAGCTCTATACAGAATGAAATTTCTTGTCCTTGGTTGTGGTATGCAAGGTCGGGCCGTCATTTATGATCTGCTGCAATCTTCAGATGTAAAGAGTGTATTGGCCACAGACGTAGACCTCTCTGGTGTAGAAGGAGATCCCCTTTTTCAAGATGATCGGTGCTCTCAACAAGTGTGTGACGCCACCGATGAGGCTGCCTTGAGAGCCATTATGAAGGAAGGATTTGATGTGGTTGTGGACATGCTTCCTGTACCCTTTGCCCGGCCTGTAGCGGAAGTTGCCATTGCTGAGGGTGTTCACATGGTGAACGCTAATTATGGTAAGGACCTCTATAACCTCCATGACAAAGCGAAATCGGCTGGTGTAACTCTTTTTCCTGAGAGCGGGCTGGATCCCGGAATAGACCTGATCCTCTGCGGGGAAATGCTGCGTTATTTCGATGAAATATATGAACTGAACAGCTATGGCGGCGGCTTGCCAGAGCTCTCAGCCGCAGACAATCTGTTGAAGTATAAAATTACCTGGACGTATGAAGGAGTCCTGAAGTCATACTCAGATGACGCCAGAATTCTGAAAGAGGGTGAAATCATTGATATTCCCTGTGAGACCCTTTTTGACGAGGAGAACATCCATTATGTTGATGTTCCTAGCTTAGGTGCAATGGAAGCAACTCCTAACCGCGATGCCTTGCGTTTTGTGGAACAGATGGGTATTGGTGATTCATGCCATACTGCCGGCAGGTACACCCTCCGTTGGCCAGGTCACGCCACAGCCATGCGACCATTTTCTAACTTGGGATTTCTCTCTACAGAACCGCTGAAGAAGGGTCTGCCGTCACCCAGAGACTTTCTTAGAGAGGTTCTGGAGCCGAAGTTGCAACTTGGGGCCCAAGAGAGAGACGTAATCGTTATCCGTGTGGAGGCAGCAGGCATGAGAGGAGGAGAGGAAGAGCGGGTAATACAACACGTAATTGATTATCGCGATCGGGAGACAGGTTTCACCGCTATGAACAGAACAGTGGGATATACCGCTAGTATTATGGCGCAAATGGTTGCTCGAGGGGAAATTTCTTCAAGAGGTGTTCTTTCGCCTCTTTACGACGTGCCGTACGATAAATTTATGGAGGAACTTTCTCACCGAGGGATCACCGTCGAGTAA
- a CDS encoding TonB-dependent receptor: MRALKPILAVLCVFSLAFAGQTGKISGRVTEAGTGNPLIGTNVIVDGTSFGAATDENGEYFIINLPPGVYSVTFSMIGYAEYNATDVSVSMDVTTPLEASLESQAIAGESVTVVSERPLIEKTLTSTKQYVSGALTTQLPVATVKDVVKTLPGVIEHDGMLHLRGGRSGEEMYLVDGASVLNPIMGNNAIPINPSMIEELQVITGAFNAEYGQAMSGIFNTVLREAPDGVHANVSFRTSGTQDYVRSEGGADGDFKDADFYSESLEVAEGESYRSATASEHTMDETFGDAMNILDADVSVGSGAFGLVASMRSYNDPGRLPGISDEFSSYQAKLTYQLGGNLKLGAEFLFHDSKSMYDPRFDGNRVGETAGELLVTDWKYALGQFPRTESQTVQFGVTANYVLSANTNITLRLDNLSKITEDGAKTSGGEFVDFVNVKNVTASTQYSGADGPDHTKVLEDRTNNNAWFGTMNVYGHYFKSEDSHTTFSLGGTSQLNNRHLLKGGFEYRMFQIDRIGHDVWFGRTVGYSDAKPRIQVNNIKDVSPMEMAVYVQDQMEFSDMIVNVGLRFDAFNAGADKGLWDVSEDGDRMWESQTINPFDFSQRRATETKSKLSPRIGLSFPVSNNMAFRYSYGSFFQRPTFYDLLDNYMAQMDGGTESGNFVFLGNPNLDPQETTTYEMGVQYSLPGGMKIDVMGYNKDIAHLVAVNGASLQPAVDDGSGYDNPGEWTADDFYQATSFNFKSSDHFGRIRGLELGFAKTAASGLTGRASYTFSVAEGTASDKLQQGAGAVDQFLQERSGVMTMTTLDWHRPHVLNGYVDYHMSMGGMMERVGGSLTFVAMSGLPMTARAGGAGAALKERAPSTMDINLKVDARLGLGFASPTVYLLVENVINRKNVVWVADPMSFFDETSNFYQVASGPRNNLLAYGKPLTINFGASLSF, from the coding sequence ATGAGAGCCCTGAAGCCTATTCTTGCTGTTCTTTGTGTTTTTTCCCTCGCTTTTGCTGGACAGACAGGTAAAATATCTGGTCGAGTCACAGAAGCAGGTACTGGAAATCCTCTTATCGGTACGAACGTCATAGTGGATGGCACCTCTTTCGGTGCCGCCACGGATGAGAATGGTGAATATTTCATCATCAACCTGCCGCCGGGGGTGTACAGTGTAACCTTTTCCATGATTGGCTACGCCGAATATAATGCTACGGATGTGAGTGTCAGTATGGATGTGACAACACCTCTGGAAGCTTCACTTGAAAGCCAGGCCATTGCTGGCGAGTCAGTGACGGTTGTTTCTGAACGTCCACTTATTGAGAAAACACTAACCTCTACTAAACAGTACGTCTCCGGTGCGCTCACCACACAGCTCCCCGTTGCAACGGTGAAAGATGTTGTAAAAACGCTCCCGGGCGTCATAGAACACGATGGAATGCTCCATCTCCGGGGCGGCCGTTCTGGTGAGGAGATGTATCTCGTGGACGGGGCCTCTGTACTCAATCCTATTATGGGCAACAATGCCATTCCTATCAACCCTTCCATGATCGAAGAGCTTCAGGTGATCACGGGGGCCTTTAATGCCGAATACGGCCAGGCCATGTCAGGTATTTTTAACACGGTGTTGAGGGAAGCGCCGGATGGTGTACATGCCAATGTCAGCTTCCGGACCTCAGGAACCCAGGACTATGTCAGGAGTGAAGGTGGTGCGGATGGTGACTTCAAAGATGCTGATTTCTACAGCGAGTCTCTGGAGGTAGCTGAAGGCGAAAGCTATAGATCTGCTACTGCCAGTGAGCATACGATGGATGAAACTTTCGGTGATGCGATGAACATCTTGGATGCCGATGTGAGTGTCGGCTCCGGTGCATTCGGGCTCGTTGCCTCTATGAGGTCGTATAATGATCCCGGCCGTCTGCCAGGAATCTCTGATGAGTTCAGCAGTTACCAGGCGAAACTCACTTATCAGTTAGGCGGGAATCTGAAGCTGGGCGCGGAATTCCTCTTTCACGATTCAAAAAGTATGTATGATCCCAGGTTTGATGGAAATAGAGTCGGAGAAACTGCGGGTGAATTGCTTGTAACAGATTGGAAATATGCCTTGGGACAGTTCCCTCGTACGGAGTCACAGACTGTTCAGTTTGGTGTCACTGCCAACTATGTTCTCTCCGCTAATACCAATATTACGCTCCGGTTAGACAACCTCAGCAAGATCACGGAGGATGGCGCTAAAACGTCGGGCGGTGAATTCGTTGATTTTGTAAATGTTAAGAATGTAACTGCGTCTACTCAGTACAGCGGTGCCGATGGCCCGGATCACACAAAAGTTCTCGAAGACAGGACGAATAACAACGCCTGGTTTGGGACAATGAACGTTTATGGTCACTACTTTAAATCTGAAGATTCACACACGACGTTTTCATTGGGAGGAACCAGTCAACTGAATAACCGTCATTTGCTGAAAGGTGGCTTTGAGTACCGGATGTTCCAAATCGACAGGATCGGCCATGATGTCTGGTTCGGCCGGACGGTAGGCTACTCTGATGCTAAGCCACGTATTCAGGTAAACAACATCAAGGACGTGAGTCCCATGGAAATGGCAGTCTACGTGCAGGACCAGATGGAATTCAGTGACATGATTGTCAATGTCGGTTTACGTTTCGATGCGTTTAATGCGGGCGCTGACAAAGGCCTCTGGGATGTGAGTGAGGATGGGGACAGAATGTGGGAGAGTCAGACAATCAACCCCTTCGATTTTTCCCAGCGTCGTGCAACGGAAACCAAATCAAAACTAAGTCCTCGCATTGGGCTTTCTTTTCCTGTGAGTAATAATATGGCTTTCCGCTATTCCTATGGCTCATTTTTCCAAAGGCCAACTTTCTACGATCTGCTGGATAACTATATGGCACAGATGGATGGTGGTACTGAGTCAGGCAACTTCGTTTTTCTTGGCAACCCGAACCTTGATCCTCAGGAGACAACCACTTATGAGATGGGTGTACAGTACAGTCTCCCGGGCGGAATGAAGATAGATGTGATGGGTTACAACAAGGATATTGCTCACTTAGTGGCTGTTAATGGTGCCTCGCTCCAGCCGGCGGTGGATGATGGTTCTGGTTATGACAATCCTGGTGAATGGACCGCGGATGATTTTTATCAGGCTACCAGCTTTAATTTCAAATCCAGCGATCACTTCGGCCGAATTCGGGGACTTGAGTTAGGTTTTGCTAAAACGGCGGCTTCAGGGCTCACAGGGCGTGCCTCCTACACTTTCTCAGTTGCAGAAGGGACCGCGTCCGATAAGCTCCAGCAGGGTGCAGGCGCAGTTGATCAGTTCCTTCAGGAGCGTTCCGGGGTTATGACAATGACGACCTTGGACTGGCACAGGCCACACGTCCTCAACGGCTATGTTGACTATCATATGTCCATGGGTGGTATGATGGAGCGCGTAGGCGGCAGCTTAACCTTTGTAGCAATGAGCGGTCTTCCCATGACTGCCCGCGCCGGTGGAGCCGGGGCGGCATTGAAGGAAAGGGCACCTTCTACAATGGATATCAATCTTAAGGTGGATGCAAGGCTTGGTCTCGGGTTCGCTTCCCCCACAGTCTATCTGTTGGTGGAAAATGTCATCAACCGCAAGAATGTGGTCTGGGTAGCTGATCCCATGTCATTCTTCGATGAAACATCCAACTTCTATCAAGTGGCCTCTGGACCGAGGAATAATCTTTTGGCCTACGGAAAACCCTTGACAATCAACTTTGGCGCTAGCCTTAGTTTCTAG
- a CDS encoding transporter: protein MIPSDPHWTSIIPPLLAVGLAFITRDAIISLLIACFVGILMMGEGIAGFPPFLVRALGNEDFIWICLIEFCIGILVAFLQRSGAIIMFTERAGTWVKNRRQVNLLGWGMGITIFFSDYFTPLFVGPVMRNITDKFRISREKLAYICDSTAAPLLSIIPITSWAVYMGGLSVGTAGIVDRDMAMAVFLRSIPYNFYGLLTIIMVGLIAVRFIPEFGPMKKAEERAYKEGKVLRDGAVPMMGKELTDLAPADASKTNPFLNFFLPVTIIVTINIGTFITLGTAKVLESYMLAAAVLGIVLWLQKVDPLSGLMKSVLAGVKGVMPAVMILALAYCINLLSKEMGTAQYVVGATEHWLTPELLPLMTFFLSAFISFATGTSWGTYAIMIPIALPLAYQFSGETFSTVVLGTFAAVGGGGVFGDHCSPLSDTTVLASLGSACDHIDHVRTQLPYALSVAAVVSILYLIIGFV from the coding sequence GTGATACCGTCTGATCCCCACTGGACCTCCATTATCCCGCCCCTTCTGGCGGTAGGCCTCGCTTTTATCACCCGCGATGCTATTATCAGCCTCCTCATCGCCTGTTTTGTAGGAATCCTCATGATGGGAGAGGGGATTGCCGGGTTCCCGCCGTTTCTTGTCCGGGCACTGGGGAATGAGGACTTCATATGGATCTGTCTCATCGAATTTTGTATTGGTATCCTTGTAGCCTTTCTCCAGCGGTCCGGTGCTATCATTATGTTCACTGAGCGGGCCGGAACGTGGGTGAAAAACCGCCGACAGGTCAATCTTCTGGGATGGGGAATGGGCATCACCATTTTTTTTAGCGACTACTTCACACCTCTTTTTGTTGGACCCGTCATGCGGAATATCACCGATAAATTCCGGATCTCTCGGGAAAAACTTGCCTATATCTGTGATTCTACAGCGGCACCGCTCCTTTCCATCATCCCCATTACCAGCTGGGCTGTCTACATGGGGGGACTGTCCGTGGGTACCGCTGGTATTGTTGACAGAGATATGGCCATGGCCGTTTTTCTCAGGAGTATCCCGTATAATTTCTACGGACTCCTGACCATCATAATGGTAGGGCTTATTGCTGTAAGATTCATCCCTGAATTCGGCCCCATGAAAAAAGCGGAGGAAAGAGCTTACAAGGAAGGAAAAGTACTTCGGGATGGTGCAGTTCCCATGATGGGAAAAGAGCTGACAGATCTGGCGCCAGCCGATGCCTCCAAAACAAACCCTTTTCTCAACTTTTTTCTTCCTGTCACCATCATTGTCACTATCAACATAGGAACTTTCATCACTCTCGGCACTGCAAAGGTACTGGAGAGCTATATGCTGGCTGCTGCTGTCCTTGGGATCGTCCTATGGTTACAGAAGGTGGACCCGTTGAGTGGACTGATGAAATCTGTGTTGGCTGGTGTGAAAGGCGTTATGCCGGCGGTCATGATACTGGCTCTTGCGTACTGTATCAACCTTTTGAGTAAAGAGATGGGGACGGCCCAGTATGTCGTTGGAGCCACTGAGCACTGGCTGACACCAGAGCTTCTCCCTCTCATGACGTTCTTTCTCAGTGCTTTTATCAGCTTTGCAACAGGGACGTCTTGGGGGACCTACGCCATTATGATCCCGATTGCACTGCCGCTGGCGTATCAGTTCAGCGGCGAAACGTTCAGCACAGTGGTCTTGGGTACCTTTGCCGCTGTGGGGGGAGGAGGCGTCTTTGGCGATCACTGCTCACCTCTATCGGATACGACCGTTCTAGCTTCTCTCGGAAGCGCCTGTGATCATATTGACCACGTCCGGACGCAACTGCCTTATGCCCTTTCCGTGGCAGCGGTGGTCTCCATACTGTATCTCATTATTGGCTTTGTCTAA